The Brachypodium distachyon strain Bd21 chromosome 4, Brachypodium_distachyon_v3.0, whole genome shotgun sequence nucleotide sequence gcggcggcccggtcCGTGTCCCATGGTCCGGCGGTAGCGGGAGCGCGAACCAGGGAGAGGGAAAAGGCGAGCATACCTCGACGGGAGAGAGCCTTTCCATTGGAGTCCTTGGGGTTTGGGGAGCCCGAGCTGTCGGCCGAGTTTGGGGATTCCGGAAGGgatttatttcattttattttattttgctcaAAACCCCTACTAAATGTGTGACTGGGGGGCATCGGATAGGGCAGccgctggagttgctcttatGATTAACTTGGAGTCAAACAACATTCTGCATTTccaaacggagggagcacCTAACTGTGGATTAGGGAGTAGTAAACATCCTACATTTCCAAACAGAGCATCAATCTCAGATCTCTGCAACTATGGATTAGTTTAGTACTTTGGTGTACTTTCTTTCATACATGAGATGTCGCATAGAGTAGAATCTTCTTGTTTATAAGTGAAGAGAATAATACTGGGGACCAATTATGATTGGTTTGCTCTATTATGGATTCTTTCCATACCAGTACTATATTTGTTGTTGCTCTGCTCGATCGGGTCATTGTGTTTTTCTGATGTATGtcctttatttttctttgtttcaaaACGGCAAACATACACTTACATACCTTTTTTATTAGATACTTACTCTTGCTCTGCTGTCTACATACTTCTTCACAGATATTACTAATGTTGTGCTGGTATCGCCATAGCATGTATACCCTGGTATTGCATAAATTTCTTTAAAAATTCAGTTTGGCAGAAAGTATTGGCTGTGGATCCTACCAGGGTTGGCATGGTTGTGCTAGTGGGTTGCACTCCTCTGATCTTGATGCTGGATATACTAGGATTCTTACTAATATACAGTTCTTAATAAGTCAAACGTAATTGCAGGGATCTGAGATtgaatatactccctccgtctcatattaagtgacgaaatattacatgtatctagacgctttttgggtatagatacatccatatttgggcaaatttgagtcacttaatatgggacagagggagtatttgtttatttcttgtttttcctgGTCTTGCGCACCCAAGCATGGTGTGCTTCCTTCCTCCTATATTCTTACACCAGTTCTGTTGCATTGCCATTACATACTACTGTTGTTTAATGGACGCGTTGCATTGCATGTCCTACCCAGTTTGTACAGCAGTTTCAAATTTGGTTTGCATTATTTCCATCTAATGACCTGTCATATGATTCTTTTGACACAGCTTTGTGCTTTTCCTCGTGGAGCATCTAGCAACATCATGCTTACACCTAGAAGACTATGCATGGAGCGCCAAAGCAGTTCACAGAGATCTAGTAGAACTTCGGCTCTTTCAAGGGGGGACTTTTCTCCTGTTACTCAAGATGTGGAAGGCTTTCTTCACAATATCGTTAATATGGGATTTCTTGACCGTCTGAAATTGGCTTGGAAGATAATCTTTCCTGCACCGACCGTAACGGAGAACACCAATGCAAATATTGCAAAACAGAGGCTTAAGATGATCCTGTTCTCCGACAGGTGTGAAGTCAGTGATGaagcaaagaagaagatagTTGAAA carries:
- the LOC100841873 gene encoding cell division topological specificity factor homolog, chloroplastic isoform X1, whose translation is MSTSCSPPLFICSSGQPKTQLCAFPRGASSNIMLTPRRLCMERQSSSQRSSRTSALSRGDFSPVTQDVEGFLHNIVNMGFLDRLKLAWKIIFPAPTVTENTNANIAKQRLKMILFSDRCEVSDEAKKKIVENVVAALSEFVEIESRDNVQVDISTDAGLGTVYSVTVPVRRVKPEYQESEEQYRGKIVGVDFKDTGEVSGNVDVTFDFFVPNENH